The following are encoded together in the Phragmites australis chromosome 19, lpPhrAust1.1, whole genome shotgun sequence genome:
- the LOC133901087 gene encoding protein SMAX1-LIKE 3-like, with the protein MRSGGCAVQQALAAEAAAVVRQAVALARRRGHAQVTPLHVASAMLSAAGLLRAACLRSHSHPLQCKALELCFNVALNRLPTAGPAVAMFHHHVSGHGHHAPVLSNALVAAFKRAQAHQRRGAVEGQPQQQPQPVLAAKVELEQLIISILDDPSVSRVMREAGFSSPQVKANVEKAVASPEHHPNTATSHAMSSPSSGHARRPNATAEDDAMRVLDCMASGSKRCVIVVGESATTAEGVVKAVMDKVSKGELQHRHERLKNLQFVPLSAASFQRKPREEVEAKASDLRALVRQGCAAGKGVVLVLEDLSYSAEAWAAASERRRRGVRDYEHGQCYCPVEHAVMEVSSLVSAGGGGRSLDRFWLLGFGNNQAYMKCRAGQPSLEAVWELHPVVVPADSDLALSLSCASEAQQASQEISRTGWPFVNVAAAESEITAMPSLPPWLRRYQDPEQTRQESCSTSLQLQDWNPNCNGSAAHHTSELTLSFSSPAITSPAASISGFAHSYNYNTDLMMSSKPWQFKPMQHWPSHRHDEHQPLHANPSPESYSVSNSSDGGSTERPKFTELTAENLKILCTTLENQVPRHKDVVADVASAVLHCRSGMTRRMRWHQEKPNAATWLLFNGRDSDSKKAVAQELARLVFGSYNDLTSISLDEFTPIHSGELILKRQRSPDNGHGYVQGLYEAILENPHRVIMIDGVEQLVNDSEISIRNAIANGRIRGCSGHEISLEDAIVVLSCEALDSRSSASSPRLKQRFIDNGSEEGNCMNIEKGMGSSCFTLDLNACAEDGDADEESILDNVRITDIVDGAFLFQLKEDL; encoded by the exons ATGCGATCCGGCGGCTGCGCCGTGCAGCAGGCACTGgccgcggaggcggcggccgtggTGAGGCAGGCCGTGGCCCTGGCCCGGCGCCGCGGCCACGCGCAGGTGACCCCGCTCCACGTCGCCAGCGCCATGCTCTCGGCGGCCGGCCTCCTCCGGGCCGCGTGCCTCCGTTCCCACTCCCACCCGCTCCAGTGCAAGGCCCTCGAGCTCTGCTTCAACGTAGCGCTCAACCGCCTCCCCACCGCCGGCCCCGCGGTCGCCATGTTCCACCACCACGTCAGCGGACACGGCCACCACGCGCCAGTGCTGTCCAACGCGCTCGTCGCCGCGTTCAAGCGCGCGCAGGCTCACCAGCGCCGGGGCGCCGTGGAAGGccagccgcagcagcagccccAGCCGGTGCTCGCCGCCAAGGTCGAGCTCGAGCAGCTCATCATCTCCATCCTCGACGACCCAAGCGTCAGCCGTGTCATGCGCGAGGCCGGCTTCTCCAGCCCCCAAGTCAAAGCCAATGTCGAGAAGGCCGTTGCGTCACCGGAACATCACCCAAACACGGCAACAAGCCATGCGATGAGCTCTCCAAGCTCCGGCCACGCAAGGCGCCCCAACGCTACGGCTGAAGACGACGCCATGCGCGTGCTCGACTGCATGGCGAGTGGGAGCAAGCGGTGCGTGATCGTCGTCGGCGAGAGCGCGACCACCGCGGAGGGAGTGGTGAAGGCAGTGATGGACAAAGTGAGCAAAGGCGAGCTGCAGCACCGGCACGAGCGCCTCAAGAACTTACAGTTCGTGCCCCTCTCGGCCGCATCCTTCCAGCGGAAGCCaagggaggaggtggaggccaaGGCAAGCGACCTGCGCGCACTCGTGCGTCAGGGATGCGCCGCCGGGAAGGGCGTCGTGCTCGTCCTGGAGGACCTCTCGTACTCCGCGGAAGCATGGGCCGCCGCGTCGGAGAGGAGAAGGCGCGGCGTCCGTGACTATGAGCACGGCCAGTGCTACTGCCCCGTGGAGCACGCCGTCATGGAGGTGAGCAGCTTGGTgtccgccggcggcggcggcagaagCCTCGACAGATTTTGGTTGCTAGGGTTCGGGAACAACCAGGCCTACATGAAGTGCAGAGCAGGGCAGCCATCTCTTGAGGCCGTCTGGGAGCTGCATCCGGTCGTCGTGCCGGCGGACAGCGACCTAGCATTAAGCCTCAGCTGCGCCAG TGAGGCCCAGCAAGCTAGTCAAGAAATATCAAGAACTGGGTGGCCCTTCGTTAATGTCGCGGCAGCTGAGAGTGAAATCACGGCGATGCCTAGCCTACCGCCATGGCTTCGCCGGTACCAGGATCCAGAACAAACCAGACAGGAGAGCTGCAGCACCAGTTTGCAG CTGCAAGATTGGAACCCCAATTGCAATGGATCAGCCGCACATCACACATCCGAGCTCACATTGAGCTTCTCTTCACCGGCTATAACCTCTCCGGCCGCTTCCATCTCGGGTTTCGCCCACAGCTATAACTATAACACCGACCTGATGATGAGTTCCAAGCCATGGCAATTCAAGCCGATGCAACATTGGCCGAGCCACCGGCATGACGAACACCAGCCATTGCATGCAAACCCTAGTCCAGAATCCTACTCGGTGTCCAACTCATCCGACGGTGGCTCGACGGAACGGCCAAAATTCACCGAGCTCACTGCAGAGAATCTCAAAATCCTTTGCACCACGCTCGAGAATCAGGTCCCGCGTCACAAGGATGTGGTTGCAGATGTTGCGAGTGCCGTGCTCCACTGCCGGTCCGGCatgacaaggaggatgaggTGGCACCAAGAAAAGCCGAATGCAGCGACATGGTTGTTGTTCAATGGAAGGGACAGTGATAGCAAGAAGGCAGTGGCTCAGGAGCTCGCAAGGCTCGTCTTTGGATCCTACAATGACTTGACCTCCATTTCACTAGACGAGTTCACCCCGATTCACTCTGGTGAGCTCATCCTCAAGAGGCAAAGATCACCAGACAATGGGCATGGCTATGTTCAAGGGTTGTATGAAGCGATACTCGAAAACCCTCATCGGGTGATAATGATTGACGGTGTCGAGCAACTGGTTAATGATTCAGAGATCAGTATCAGGAATGCGATTGCAAATGGAAGAATTAGAGGTTGCAGTGGTCATGAGATCAGTTTGGAGGATGCCATCGTTGTACTGAGTTGTGAAGCACTCGATTCAAGGTCTAGCGCTTCCTCCCCTCGGCTCAAGCAAAGGTTCATTGATAATGGCAGTGAAGAGGGAAATTGCATGAACATAGAGAAGGGGATGGGGTCGTCTTGTTTTACCTTGGATTTGAATGCATGCGCCGAGGATGGAGACGCGGATGAAGAGAGTATTCTTGATAATGTGAGGATCACTGATATTGTGGATGGCGCATTCTTGTTCCAATTAAAGGAGGATTTGTGA